The Triticum aestivum cultivar Chinese Spring chromosome 3A, IWGSC CS RefSeq v2.1, whole genome shotgun sequence genome includes a region encoding these proteins:
- the LOC123060404 gene encoding protein TWIN LOV 1 isoform X1 — MEGEERRLAASLTARYSEWVLEELDELRGSFLLTDPAMPGHPIVYASRGLAALTGYPRRELLGRNARLFQGAATDRAAVSGVREAVRAQRAHQVAILNYRRDGSPHWVLLHLAPVFHAADGRVLHFLAVQVPIAPASSPRRHPGRPPAFAACREEARGEEELPCASHVGEVFVDIDKRGLEAEEPRIASGCDKEMALSTANSIFSTLNRYSKLTGLVVCERRCDSVGIPALSSSLNLSLGRIKQSFVLTDRHLPDMPIVYASDAFLSLTGYSREEILGCNCRFLNGPGTSAEVLEEINRHICREEACTVHLLNYRKDGSTFRDLLHVSPIRNSSGKVGLHPFQVAFHVWVHLDESAKHDFSGLTPEVWQLGAVGAVRVAVRSLSASGSLLRPSQ, encoded by the exons ATGGAGGGGGAGGAGCGGCGGCTGGCGGCGTCGCTGACGGCGCGGTACTCGGAGTGGGTGCTGGAGGAGCTGGACGAGCTGCGTGGGAGCTTCCTGCTCACGGACCCGGCCATGCCGGGCCACCCCATCGTCTACGCCTCCCGGGGCCTCGCCGCGCTCACGGGCTACCCGCGCCGCGAGCTGCTCGGCCGCAACGCGCGCCTCTTCCAGGGCGCCGCCACcgaccgcgccgccgtctcgggcgtGCGCGAGGCCGTGCGCGCCCAGCGCGCCCACCAGGTCGCCATCCTCAACTACCGCCGCGACGGCTCGCCCCACTGGGTGCTGCTCCACCTCGCGCCCGTCTTCCACGCCGCCGACGGCCGGGTGCTCCACTTCCTCGCCGTCCAGGTGCCCATCGCCCCCGCGTCGTCGCCGCGCCGTCACCCGGGCCGGCCCCCGGCGTTCGCGGCGTGCCGGGAGGAGGCCAGGGGCGAGGAGGAGCTGCCTTGCGCCAGCCACGTAGGGGAGGTGTTTGTGGATATCGATAAGAGAG GGCTGGAGGCTGAGGAACCGCGTATAGCTAGCGGCTGTGACAAAGAGATGGCTCTAAGCACAGCAAACAGCATCTTCTCTACACTGAACCGCTATAGCAAACTAACTGGTTTGGTGGTTTGTGAGAGGAGATGTGATTCTGTTGGTATCCCAGCACTCAGCTCTTCCTTAAATCTCTCCCTCGGTAGAATCAAACAGAGCTTTGTATT AACTGACCGCCATTTGCCTGACATGCCGATAGTCTATGCTAGTGATGCCTTTCTATCATTAACAG GTTACTCAAGAGAAGAAATATTGGGCTGTAACTGCAGATTCTTAAACGGTCCAGGTACTAGTGCGGAGGTTTTAGAGGAG ATAAATCGGCATATCTGTCGTGAGGAGGCTTGCACAGTGCATTTGCTTAATTACAG GAAAGACGGAAGTACATTCCGTGACCTGCTACATGTGTCTCCCATCCGAAATTCATCGGGCAAGGTTGGCTTACATCCTTTTCAG GTCGCATTTCATGTGTGGGTTCACCTTGATGAGAGCGCGAAGCATGATTTTAGTGGGTTGACCCCTGAGGTATGGCAGCTCGGTGCTGTTGGTGCTGTAAGAGTTGCAGTTAGAAGCCTGTCTGCGTCAGGTAGCCTGTTGAGACCGTCCCAATAG
- the LOC123060404 gene encoding protein TWIN LOV 1 isoform X2, with protein sequence MEGEERRLAASLTARYSEWVLEELDELRGSFLLTDPAMPGHPIVYASRGLAALTGYPRRELLGRNARLFQGAATDRAAVSGVREAVRAQRAHQVAILNYRRDGSPHWVLLHLAPVFHAADGRVLHFLAVQVPIAPASSPRRHPGRPPAFAACREEARGEEELPCASHVGEVFVDIDKRGMETRRRLEAEEPRIASGCDKEMALSTANSIFSTLNRYSKLTGLVVCERRCDSVGIPALSSSLNLSLGRIKQSFVLTDRHLPDMPIVYASDAFLSLTGYSREEILGCNCRFLNGPGTSAEVLEEINRHICREEACTVHLLNYRKDGSTFRDLLHVSPIRNSSGKVAFHVWVHLDESAKHDFSGLTPEVWQLGAVGAVRVAVRSLSASGSLLRPSQ encoded by the exons ATGGAGGGGGAGGAGCGGCGGCTGGCGGCGTCGCTGACGGCGCGGTACTCGGAGTGGGTGCTGGAGGAGCTGGACGAGCTGCGTGGGAGCTTCCTGCTCACGGACCCGGCCATGCCGGGCCACCCCATCGTCTACGCCTCCCGGGGCCTCGCCGCGCTCACGGGCTACCCGCGCCGCGAGCTGCTCGGCCGCAACGCGCGCCTCTTCCAGGGCGCCGCCACcgaccgcgccgccgtctcgggcgtGCGCGAGGCCGTGCGCGCCCAGCGCGCCCACCAGGTCGCCATCCTCAACTACCGCCGCGACGGCTCGCCCCACTGGGTGCTGCTCCACCTCGCGCCCGTCTTCCACGCCGCCGACGGCCGGGTGCTCCACTTCCTCGCCGTCCAGGTGCCCATCGCCCCCGCGTCGTCGCCGCGCCGTCACCCGGGCCGGCCCCCGGCGTTCGCGGCGTGCCGGGAGGAGGCCAGGGGCGAGGAGGAGCTGCCTTGCGCCAGCCACGTAGGGGAGGTGTTTGTGGATATCGATAAGAGAG GTATGGAGACAAGAAGAA GGCTGGAGGCTGAGGAACCGCGTATAGCTAGCGGCTGTGACAAAGAGATGGCTCTAAGCACAGCAAACAGCATCTTCTCTACACTGAACCGCTATAGCAAACTAACTGGTTTGGTGGTTTGTGAGAGGAGATGTGATTCTGTTGGTATCCCAGCACTCAGCTCTTCCTTAAATCTCTCCCTCGGTAGAATCAAACAGAGCTTTGTATT AACTGACCGCCATTTGCCTGACATGCCGATAGTCTATGCTAGTGATGCCTTTCTATCATTAACAG GTTACTCAAGAGAAGAAATATTGGGCTGTAACTGCAGATTCTTAAACGGTCCAGGTACTAGTGCGGAGGTTTTAGAGGAG ATAAATCGGCATATCTGTCGTGAGGAGGCTTGCACAGTGCATTTGCTTAATTACAG GAAAGACGGAAGTACATTCCGTGACCTGCTACATGTGTCTCCCATCCGAAATTCATCGGGCAAG GTCGCATTTCATGTGTGGGTTCACCTTGATGAGAGCGCGAAGCATGATTTTAGTGGGTTGACCCCTGAGGTATGGCAGCTCGGTGCTGTTGGTGCTGTAAGAGTTGCAGTTAGAAGCCTGTCTGCGTCAGGTAGCCTGTTGAGACCGTCCCAATAG
- the LOC123060404 gene encoding protein TWIN LOV 1 isoform X3 — protein sequence MEGEERRLAASLTARYSEWVLEELDELRGSFLLTDPAMPGHPIVYASRGLAALTGYPRRELLGRNARLFQGAATDRAAVSGVREAVRAQRAHQVAILNYRRDGSPHWVLLHLAPVFHAADGRVLHFLAVQVPIAPASSPRRHPGRPPAFAACREEARGEEELPCASHVGEVFVDIDKRGLEAEEPRIASGCDKEMALSTANSIFSTLNRYSKLTGLVVCERRCDSVGIPALSSSLNLSLGRIKQSFVLTDRHLPDMPIVYASDAFLSLTGYSREEILGCNCRFLNGPGTSAEVLEEINRHICREEACTVHLLNYRKDGSTFRDLLHVSPIRNSSGKVAFHVWVHLDESAKHDFSGLTPEVWQLGAVGAVRVAVRSLSASGSLLRPSQ from the exons ATGGAGGGGGAGGAGCGGCGGCTGGCGGCGTCGCTGACGGCGCGGTACTCGGAGTGGGTGCTGGAGGAGCTGGACGAGCTGCGTGGGAGCTTCCTGCTCACGGACCCGGCCATGCCGGGCCACCCCATCGTCTACGCCTCCCGGGGCCTCGCCGCGCTCACGGGCTACCCGCGCCGCGAGCTGCTCGGCCGCAACGCGCGCCTCTTCCAGGGCGCCGCCACcgaccgcgccgccgtctcgggcgtGCGCGAGGCCGTGCGCGCCCAGCGCGCCCACCAGGTCGCCATCCTCAACTACCGCCGCGACGGCTCGCCCCACTGGGTGCTGCTCCACCTCGCGCCCGTCTTCCACGCCGCCGACGGCCGGGTGCTCCACTTCCTCGCCGTCCAGGTGCCCATCGCCCCCGCGTCGTCGCCGCGCCGTCACCCGGGCCGGCCCCCGGCGTTCGCGGCGTGCCGGGAGGAGGCCAGGGGCGAGGAGGAGCTGCCTTGCGCCAGCCACGTAGGGGAGGTGTTTGTGGATATCGATAAGAGAG GGCTGGAGGCTGAGGAACCGCGTATAGCTAGCGGCTGTGACAAAGAGATGGCTCTAAGCACAGCAAACAGCATCTTCTCTACACTGAACCGCTATAGCAAACTAACTGGTTTGGTGGTTTGTGAGAGGAGATGTGATTCTGTTGGTATCCCAGCACTCAGCTCTTCCTTAAATCTCTCCCTCGGTAGAATCAAACAGAGCTTTGTATT AACTGACCGCCATTTGCCTGACATGCCGATAGTCTATGCTAGTGATGCCTTTCTATCATTAACAG GTTACTCAAGAGAAGAAATATTGGGCTGTAACTGCAGATTCTTAAACGGTCCAGGTACTAGTGCGGAGGTTTTAGAGGAG ATAAATCGGCATATCTGTCGTGAGGAGGCTTGCACAGTGCATTTGCTTAATTACAG GAAAGACGGAAGTACATTCCGTGACCTGCTACATGTGTCTCCCATCCGAAATTCATCGGGCAAG GTCGCATTTCATGTGTGGGTTCACCTTGATGAGAGCGCGAAGCATGATTTTAGTGGGTTGACCCCTGAGGTATGGCAGCTCGGTGCTGTTGGTGCTGTAAGAGTTGCAGTTAGAAGCCTGTCTGCGTCAGGTAGCCTGTTGAGACCGTCCCAATAG